The following are from one region of the Sorghum bicolor cultivar BTx623 chromosome 2, Sorghum_bicolor_NCBIv3, whole genome shotgun sequence genome:
- the LOC110432540 gene encoding pentatricopeptide repeat-containing protein At3g12770-like, producing MSGLEGMSPHALVAMGAGWKWQPAHVHQLHAHLLVSGRLSGSPAPAALALLRVACRVRASPCLRPLAHHLLDRIPHPSPQLLHAAARLASRLRLPSVALRHYFALRARHPAFLPPAPAIADVLKCAPGRAAHAHALRVAAHGVDPRFLDNTLIAMYFACGDGCRARQVFERTSDRDVVTWTSLISGLVQNGCPLQGLHHFASMMYSEVCADFVLLISVLKAYMEIDDFPGAAAAHALVVKSGFDNELDVVITLTAMYARFGCILSARALFDRVPTPRVNVVLWNAMISGYSKNGLANEAVQLFKQMRKVARSMTPDSVTLRSVILACAQLGSVELAEWMDCYVQGSEYRDDVLVNTALIDMYSKAGSIARAQTVFERMDVQERDVVVWSALIAGYGVHGHVKEAVALFEDMKRAGVKPNDVTFLSLLSACNHAGAVEEGWSYFHSMKHDYGIEPQHQHYACIVDLLARAGHLDRAYRFILDMPIKPEMSVWGALLHGCRMHEHSDMALAEHAAQHIFELEHSNAGHYVQLANLYASAGMWNHVAGVRVIMRGRGVSKATGCSSIDINGETHSFHAGDHSHPRAAEIFALLNLLSPTPVGGGGGQEFF from the coding sequence ATGTCTGGTTTGGAAGGGATGAGTCCGCACGCGCTGGTGGCGATGGGCGCGGGCTGGAAGTGGCAGCCGGCCCACGTCCACCAGCTCCACGCACACCTCCTCGTCTCCGGCCGCCTCAGCGGCTCGCCTGCCCCTGCCGCGCTTGCGCTACTGCGCGTCGCCTGCCGTGTACGCGCGTCCCCTTGCCTCCGCCCGCTCGCGCACCACCTGCTCGACCGGATTCCCCACCCGTCCCCGCAACTCCTCCACGCCGCAGCGCGCCTCGCCTCCCGCCTCCGCCTTCCTTCCGTCGCGCTACGCCACTACTTTGCTCTCCGTGCGCGCCACCCGGCCTTCCTCCCTCCCGCTCCTGCCATCGCAGACGTGCTGAAGTGCGCCCCTGGCCGGGCAGCACATGCCCACGCACTACGAGTTGCCGCACACGGGGTGGATCCTCGTTTCCTTGACAACACGCTCATCGCCATGTACTTTGCCTGTGGCGACGGCTGTAGGGCACGGCAAGTATTCGAGCGAACGTCTGACCGGGATGTTGTTACATGGACTTCACTAATATCTGGACTTGTGCAAAACGGTTGCCCCTTACAAGGGCTTCACCATTTTGCGTCAATGATGTACAGTGAGGTGTGCGCTGACTTTGTGTTGCTCATATCCGTCCTCAAAGCCTATATGGAGATCGATGACTTTCCTGGTGCTGCAGCAGCCCATGCCTTAGTGGTCAAGAGTGGCTTTGACAATGAACTAGATGTGGTGATCACTCTGACAGCCATGTATGCTAGGTTTGGGTGCATTTTGTCTGCTAGGGCACTCTTTGACAGGGTGCCAACCCCACGGGTGAACGTGGTCCTTTGGAATGCCATGATATCAGGTTACTCTAAGAATGGCCTTGCCAATGAAGCAGTGCAACTTTTCAAGCAGATGAGGAAGGTTGCAAGGAGCATGACTCCTGACTCTGTTACCTTGCGTTCAGTGATCCTGGCTTGTGCTCAGCTTGGATCCGTAGAACTTGCAGAATGGATGGATTGCTATGTCCAAGGCAGCGAGTACAGGGATGATGTGCTTGTCAACACAGCGTTGATTGACATGTATTCCAAGGCAGGGAGCATCGCTCGTGCACAAACTGTCTTTGAACGTATGGACGTGCAGGAGCGGGATGTGGTTGTCTGGAGTGCTTTGATTGCTGGTTACGGAGTGCATGGCCATGTCAAGGAGGCTGTTGCCCTGTTTGAGGACATGAAGCGTGCTGGGGTGAAACCGAATGATGTGACATTCCTGAGCCTCCTGTCAGCTTGCAACCATGCCGGTGCTGTGGAGGAAGGGTGGAGCTACTTCCATTCAATGAAACATGACTATGGAATCGAGCCCCAGCACCAGCATTATGCCTGCATAGTAGACTTGCTTGCTCGTGCTGGTCATCTTGATAGGGCTTACCGGTTTATACTGGACATGCCCATCAAGCCAGAAATGAGTGTGTGGGGTGCATTGCTTCACGGTTGCAGGATGCATGAGCACTCGGACATGGCGCTGGCTGAGCATGCTGCGCAGCACATTTTTGAGCTGGAGCATTCCAATGCAGGGCATTATGTGCAGCTTGCAAACCTGTATGCATCTGCTGGGATGTGGAACCATGTTGCTGGTGTCAGGGTCATCATGAGAGGGAGGGGCGTTAGCAAGGCAACAGGGTGCAGCTCCATTGATATCAATGGAGAGACGCACTCCTTCCATGCAGGGGATCATTCGCATCCTAGGGCTGCTGAGATTTTTGCCTTGCTTAATCTTCTTTCTCCAACTCCAGTTGGTGGTGGAGGTGGACAAGAATTTTTTTGA